Proteins encoded in a region of the Tachyglossus aculeatus isolate mTacAcu1 chromosome 11, mTacAcu1.pri, whole genome shotgun sequence genome:
- the LOC119934374 gene encoding histone H4 transcription factor isoform X2, with protein sequence MFANNTKFFDHIRRQTALDQQRFQCSHCSKRFATERLLRDHMRNHVNHYKCPLCDMTCPLPSSLRNHIRFRHSDDRPFKCDYCDYSCKNLIDLRKHLDTHSKEPAYRCEFEGCDFSARSLCSIKSHYRKVHEGDSEPRYKCHVCDKCFTRGNNLTVHLRKKHQFKWPSGHPRFRYKEHEDGYMRLQLVRYESVELTEQLLKEREKQDGDGEGPGQAAEEEEEAGAPGEGSLQDVILEPVPGEEEEEGATEEALPAPQGPPSPVIHVVNRKNARGENETVYYVLATAPPAERPPPQPEPPEPEGGVMERLRRTAEELGIQIV encoded by the exons ATGTTCGCCAACAACACCAAATTCTTCGACCACATCCGCCGCCAGACCGCGTTGGACC AGCAGCGTTTCCAGTGCTCCCACTGCTCCAAGAGGTTTGCCACGGAGCGGCTGCTGCGGGACCACATGCGCAACCACG TGAACCACTACAAATGCCCGCTCTGCGACATGACGTGCCCGCTGCCCTCCTCCCTGCGCAACCACATTCGCTTCCGCCACAGCGACGACCGGCCCTTCAAGTGTGACTACTGCGACTACAG CTGCAAGAACCTCATCGACCTGCGCAAACACCTGGACACGCACAGCAAGGAGCCGGCCTACCGCTGCGAATTCGAGGGCTGCGACTTCAGCGCCCGCTCCCTCTGCTCCATCAAATCCCATTACCGCAAAGTCCACGAG GGTGATTCGGAGCCCCGGTACAAGTGTCACGTGTGTGACAAGTGTTTCACCCGCGGCAACAACCTCACCGTCCACCTGCGCAAAAAGCACCAGTTCAAGTGGCCGTCAGGGCACCCGCGCTTCAG GTACAAGGAGCACGAAGACGGCTACATGCGGCTGCAACTGGTGCGCTACGAGAGCGTGGAGCTGACAGAGCAGCTGctcaaggagagggagaagcaagatggggacggggaagggccgggccaggccgcggaggaggaggaggaggccggggccccGGGCGAGGGCAGCCTGCAGGACGTCATCCTGGAGCCCGTGcccggtgaggaggaggaggagggggccaccGAGgaggccctccccgccccccagggcCCCCCCAGCCCCGTCATCCACGTGGTGAACCGGAAGAACGCTCGGGGCGAGAACGAGACCGTCTACTACGTCCTGGCCACGGCCCCACCGGCCGAGCGGCCCCCGCCGCAGCCCGAGCCGCCCGAGCCCGAGGGCGGCGTCATGGAGCGGCTGCGGCGCACGGCCGAGGAGCTGGGCATCCAGATCGTGTGA
- the LOC119934374 gene encoding histone H4 transcription factor isoform X3 codes for MRNHVNHYKCPLCDMTCPLPSSLRNHIRFRHSDDRPFKCDYCDYSCKNLIDLRKHLDTHSKEPAYRCEFEGCDFSARSLCSIKSHYRKVHEGDSEPRYKCHVCDKCFTRGNNLTVHLRKKHQFKWPSGHPRFRYKEHEDGYMRLQLVRYESVELTEQLLKEREKQDGDGEGPGQAAEEEEEAGAPGEGSLQDVILEPVPGEEEEEGATEEALPAPQGPPSPVIHVVNRKNARGENETVYYVLATAPPAERPPPQPEPPEPEGGVMERLRRTAEELGIQIV; via the exons ATGCGCAACCACG TGAACCACTACAAATGCCCGCTCTGCGACATGACGTGCCCGCTGCCCTCCTCCCTGCGCAACCACATTCGCTTCCGCCACAGCGACGACCGGCCCTTCAAGTGTGACTACTGCGACTACAG CTGCAAGAACCTCATCGACCTGCGCAAACACCTGGACACGCACAGCAAGGAGCCGGCCTACCGCTGCGAATTCGAGGGCTGCGACTTCAGCGCCCGCTCCCTCTGCTCCATCAAATCCCATTACCGCAAAGTCCACGAG GGTGATTCGGAGCCCCGGTACAAGTGTCACGTGTGTGACAAGTGTTTCACCCGCGGCAACAACCTCACCGTCCACCTGCGCAAAAAGCACCAGTTCAAGTGGCCGTCAGGGCACCCGCGCTTCAG GTACAAGGAGCACGAAGACGGCTACATGCGGCTGCAACTGGTGCGCTACGAGAGCGTGGAGCTGACAGAGCAGCTGctcaaggagagggagaagcaagatggggacggggaagggccgggccaggccgcggaggaggaggaggaggccggggccccGGGCGAGGGCAGCCTGCAGGACGTCATCCTGGAGCCCGTGcccggtgaggaggaggaggagggggccaccGAGgaggccctccccgccccccagggcCCCCCCAGCCCCGTCATCCACGTGGTGAACCGGAAGAACGCTCGGGGCGAGAACGAGACCGTCTACTACGTCCTGGCCACGGCCCCACCGGCCGAGCGGCCCCCGCCGCAGCCCGAGCCGCCCGAGCCCGAGGGCGGCGTCATGGAGCGGCTGCGGCGCACGGCCGAGGAGCTGGGCATCCAGATCGTGTGA